A stretch of the Haloplanus aerogenes genome encodes the following:
- a CDS encoding NADP-dependent malic enzyme, with product MGLEDDAREYHRQDPPGKIEISTTKPTNTQRDLSLAYSPGVAAPCSDIHEDPDLAYEYTSKGNLVGVISNGSAVLGLGDIGAQASKPVMEGKGVLFKRFADIDVFDIELDFDDPADIIKSTRAMEPTFGGINLEDIKAPDCFEIEERLREEMSIPVFHDDQHGTAIITGAGLVNAADIVDKDLDDLTVTISGAGASAIATADFYVSLGVRRENITMCDSSGIITSERVEAGELNQYKAKFAQDRPAGDLADAMEGADVFVGLSVGGIVSQEMVRSMANDPIIFAMANPEPEIDYHDAKEARDDTVIVGTGRSDFPNQVNNVLGFPFIFRGALDVRATEINEEMKVAAARALAALARKDVPDAVVKAYGDQPLQFGPEYILPKPVDPRVMFEVAPAVAQAAIESDAARKSIDLSTYREELEARLGKSREMMRVVLNKAKTDPKRVVLAEGTDEKMIRAAYQITDQGIATPVLLGDRDEIWTTMDDLSLDFEPEIVDPSADELEPYAERLYELRKRKGVTRREANELVRDGNYLGSVMVEMGDADAMLTGLMHHYPSALRPPLQVIGTAEDAEYAAGVYMLTFRNRVIFVADATVNQDPGAAELAEIGRHTGELARRFNVEPRAALLSYSNFGSVDNQGTRKPRRAAKMLRDDPEVDFPVDGEMQADTAVVEDILNGTYDFAELEEPANVLIFPNLEAGNIGYKLLQRLGGADAIGPMLVGMDKPVHVLQRGDEVKDIVNLAGVAVVDAQERDE from the coding sequence ATGGGACTCGAAGACGACGCCAGGGAGTATCACCGACAGGACCCTCCCGGCAAGATCGAGATTTCGACGACGAAGCCGACGAACACACAGCGGGATCTGAGTCTGGCGTACTCCCCCGGCGTGGCGGCCCCGTGTTCCGACATCCACGAGGACCCGGACCTCGCCTACGAGTACACGTCCAAGGGCAACCTCGTCGGCGTCATCTCCAACGGCTCGGCCGTTCTCGGTCTCGGCGACATCGGCGCGCAGGCGTCCAAGCCCGTCATGGAGGGGAAGGGCGTGTTGTTCAAGCGCTTCGCCGACATCGACGTCTTCGACATCGAACTCGACTTCGACGACCCCGCCGACATCATCAAGTCGACGCGGGCGATGGAACCCACCTTCGGCGGGATCAATCTGGAGGACATCAAGGCACCCGACTGCTTCGAAATCGAGGAGCGCCTCCGCGAGGAGATGTCCATCCCCGTCTTCCACGACGACCAGCACGGTACCGCCATCATCACCGGTGCCGGCCTCGTCAACGCCGCCGACATCGTCGACAAGGATCTCGACGATCTGACGGTGACCATCTCCGGGGCGGGGGCGAGCGCCATCGCCACCGCCGACTTCTACGTCTCCCTCGGCGTCCGGAGAGAGAACATCACGATGTGTGACTCCTCGGGCATCATCACGTCCGAGCGGGTCGAGGCGGGCGAACTCAACCAGTACAAGGCCAAGTTCGCACAGGACCGCCCGGCGGGCGACCTGGCCGACGCGATGGAGGGGGCGGACGTGTTCGTCGGCCTGTCGGTCGGCGGCATCGTCAGTCAGGAGATGGTGCGGTCGATGGCCAACGATCCCATCATCTTCGCGATGGCCAACCCCGAACCCGAAATCGACTACCACGACGCCAAAGAGGCCCGCGACGACACCGTCATCGTTGGCACCGGACGGTCGGACTTCCCGAATCAGGTGAACAACGTCCTCGGCTTCCCCTTCATCTTCCGGGGTGCCCTGGACGTGCGCGCGACGGAGATCAACGAGGAGATGAAGGTCGCGGCGGCCCGCGCGCTCGCGGCTCTCGCCCGCAAGGACGTGCCCGACGCGGTCGTGAAGGCCTACGGCGACCAACCGCTCCAGTTCGGCCCCGAGTACATCCTCCCCAAACCCGTCGACCCGCGGGTGATGTTCGAGGTGGCACCCGCCGTCGCGCAGGCGGCTATCGAGAGCGACGCGGCCCGGAAATCCATCGACCTCAGCACCTACCGCGAGGAACTGGAGGCACGACTCGGCAAGTCCCGCGAGATGATGCGGGTCGTCCTCAACAAGGCCAAAACGGACCCCAAACGGGTCGTTCTAGCGGAGGGGACCGACGAGAAGATGATCCGCGCCGCCTACCAGATCACGGATCAGGGGATCGCGACGCCCGTCCTGCTGGGTGACCGCGACGAGATCTGGACGACGATGGACGACCTCAGCCTCGATTTCGAGCCCGAAATCGTCGATCCCAGCGCGGACGAACTCGAACCGTACGCTGAGCGGCTGTACGAACTCCGCAAGCGCAAGGGCGTCACCCGGCGCGAGGCGAACGAACTCGTCCGCGACGGCAACTACCTCGGAAGCGTGATGGTGGAGATGGGCGACGCCGACGCCATGCTCACCGGTCTGATGCACCACTACCCGTCCGCCCTGCGTCCGCCGCTGCAGGTGATCGGGACGGCCGAGGACGCCGAGTACGCGGCCGGCGTCTACATGCTCACCTTCCGGAATCGGGTGATCTTCGTCGCCGACGCGACGGTGAATCAGGACCCCGGTGCGGCCGAGTTGGCGGAAATCGGCCGGCATACAGGTGAACTCGCCCGTCGGTTCAACGTCGAACCCCGGGCTGCCCTGCTCTCCTACTCCAACTTCGGGAGCGTCGACAATCAGGGCACGCGCAAGCCCCGGCGGGCCGCGAAGATGCTCCGTGACGATCCCGAGGTCGACTTCCCGGTCGACGGCGAGATGCAGGCCGACACGGCGGTCGTCGAGGACATCCTGAACGGCACCTACGACTTCGCGGAGCTAGAGGAGCCGGCGAACGTGCTGATCTTCCCGAACCTCGAAGCTGGCAACATCGGCTACAAACTCTTGCAACGGCTCGGCGGCGCGGACGCCATCGGCCCGATGCTGGTCGGGATGGACAAGCCGGTTCACGTCCTCCAGCGCGGCGACGAGGTGAAAGACATCGTCAACCTCGCGGGCGTGGCGGTCGTCGACGCGCAGGAACGCGACGAGTAG
- a CDS encoding COX15/CtaA family protein, which produces MSLRDRVTFPRFAAFTTGLTLTLVMLGVYTAATGSGLACSAQWPLCDNGLLPQTIPSFIEWFHRLVAMVTGWFIIGTAVWAWRRPETGTRLTATLAALLLPLQISIGAVTVTLNGMLPDGYSPPTQGAHLVVALTIFSLLVWTALSAREETGPTLERVRRALLVALGALVVTVLASRVFTPTPYGPAGQAVFYGAALLTVAALLAATRWLADSAVSRLRIATGTALTLLFVGMLLGRDLVFYTSTVRLVNAAAFLLAGAIVAAVAVLTRRARADGRVGSTVS; this is translated from the coding sequence ATGAGCCTCCGCGACCGAGTTACGTTTCCCCGGTTCGCCGCGTTCACCACGGGGCTGACGCTCACGCTCGTCATGCTCGGCGTCTACACCGCCGCGACGGGGTCGGGGCTGGCCTGTTCGGCCCAGTGGCCGCTCTGTGACAACGGCCTCCTCCCCCAGACGATTCCGAGTTTCATCGAGTGGTTCCACCGCCTCGTCGCCATGGTGACGGGGTGGTTCATCATCGGCACCGCCGTCTGGGCGTGGCGCCGGCCCGAGACGGGAACCCGACTCACGGCCACGCTCGCCGCCCTCCTCCTGCCCCTCCAGATCAGCATCGGCGCCGTGACCGTGACGCTCAACGGCATGTTGCCCGACGGGTACTCGCCGCCGACGCAGGGCGCCCACCTCGTCGTCGCGCTCACCATCTTCTCGCTGCTCGTGTGGACGGCGCTCTCGGCACGCGAGGAGACGGGACCGACGCTCGAACGCGTCCGTCGGGCTCTCCTCGTCGCGCTCGGTGCCCTCGTCGTCACCGTCCTCGCCAGCCGTGTCTTCACGCCGACACCGTACGGTCCGGCGGGACAGGCAGTCTTCTACGGCGCGGCACTGCTCACCGTCGCCGCGCTCCTCGCCGCGACCCGGTGGCTCGCCGACTCGGCAGTGTCTCGGCTTCGGATCGCCACGGGGACGGCGCTCACCCTCCTCTTCGTCGGGATGCTCCTCGGCCGTGACCTCGTGTTCTACACGTCGACCGTTCGCCTCGTCAACGCGGCCGCGTTCCTGCTCGCGGGCGCCATCGTCGCCGCCGTCGCCGTCCTCACGCGGCGGGCACGGGCCGACGGTCGCGTCGGCTCCACGGTGAGTTAG
- a CDS encoding zinc-dependent alcohol dehydrogenase family protein has product MRAAVLREHGEPLEITDVERPDPAPHGAVVEVEACGVCRSDWHAWQGHGEWVGDRVSDGQILGHEPAGRVVAVGDQVETVSEGDRVAVPFNLGDGSCPQCLSGHGNVCEDGLALGFQQEAQGAFAEQVHAPHADYNAMPLPDGVSARDMAALGCRFMTAFHALTARGDVGAGDWVAVHGCGGVGLSTVHIADALGARVVAVDIRDAALDLASDLGADAVVNADGKSGQEVTGAIRGETDGGAHVSVDALGVAETCRNSVFSLCRRGTHVQVGLTTDEERGEVSLPVERMAMMEADFHGARGMPPTRYDELLRLLESGSIEPARLVRREVSLSDVPERLAAMTDYETTGVEVVTEF; this is encoded by the coding sequence ATGCGCGCCGCAGTCCTCCGGGAACACGGCGAACCGCTGGAGATCACCGACGTCGAACGACCCGATCCCGCGCCTCACGGCGCGGTCGTCGAGGTCGAGGCCTGTGGCGTCTGCCGGAGCGACTGGCATGCCTGGCAGGGCCACGGCGAATGGGTCGGGGACCGCGTCTCGGACGGTCAGATCCTCGGACACGAACCCGCCGGTCGGGTCGTCGCCGTCGGCGACCAGGTCGAGACGGTGAGCGAGGGCGACCGCGTCGCCGTCCCGTTCAACCTCGGTGACGGCTCGTGTCCCCAGTGTCTGAGCGGCCACGGCAACGTCTGCGAGGACGGCCTCGCCCTTGGGTTCCAGCAGGAGGCCCAGGGGGCGTTCGCGGAACAGGTCCACGCCCCCCACGCCGACTACAACGCCATGCCCCTCCCCGACGGTGTCTCGGCCCGTGACATGGCGGCGCTCGGCTGTCGGTTCATGACTGCCTTCCACGCGCTGACCGCTCGCGGCGATGTCGGCGCCGGCGACTGGGTCGCTGTCCACGGCTGTGGCGGCGTCGGTCTCTCGACGGTCCACATCGCCGATGCCCTCGGCGCACGGGTCGTCGCCGTCGACATCCGCGACGCGGCGCTCGACCTCGCCAGCGATCTAGGTGCCGACGCCGTGGTGAACGCCGACGGGAAGTCGGGACAGGAGGTCACTGGCGCGATTCGCGGCGAGACGGACGGCGGCGCCCACGTCTCCGTCGACGCTCTCGGTGTGGCCGAGACCTGTCGGAACTCGGTGTTCTCCCTGTGCCGCCGGGGGACCCACGTCCAGGTCGGGCTGACGACCGACGAGGAACGCGGCGAGGTGTCGCTCCCGGTGGAGCGCATGGCGATGATGGAGGCCGACTTCCACGGGGCGCGGGGGATGCCGCCGACGCGCTACGACGAACTGCTCCGCTTGCTGGAATCGGGCTCTATCGAACCCGCGCGTCTCGTCCGCCGGGAAGTGTCACTGTCGGACGTGCCGGAGCGACTGGCGGCGATGACCGACTACGAGACGACGGGCGTCGAAGTCGTCACCGAATTCTAA
- a CDS encoding replication factor C large subunit, whose translation MTDWTEKYRPSTLSAVRGNDKARDALAEWAKTWDDHREAVVVHGSPGVGKTSAAHALAADMGWETVELNASDQRTADVIERFAGRAAKNATLAGSMGDGSGGRQLVILDEADNIHGNYDRGGASAITRVVKDADQPIVLIANEYYDMSRGLRNACREIEFRDVSARSIVPVLRDICRRENVEFDADALDRIAEVNDGDLRSAVNDLQAAAEDDRRLTVDDVVTSDRDRSLGVFPFLDAVLKEESAEEAIQSAYRVDETPDDLTKWIAENVTKVYEGAELARAYDSLADADRWLGRVRASQEYGYWRYATDALAGGVAAARDGSKGGWTRFNRPQFWPSSDSTADEVVRKVAERGGFSMATARREVLPFLAAMTHHCKPRDLTVAMVAYYDLDEAAVSFVTGSGETTNKVESIVADAQELRESELEEHSGAFGGGRGDVSDGVDEGRVLDGDADDADGADDPVDGDGDGDGETADADADAGADADADTDDGQSGLSDFM comes from the coding sequence ATGACCGACTGGACGGAGAAATACCGCCCATCCACGCTCTCCGCGGTCCGGGGAAACGACAAGGCCCGTGACGCACTGGCGGAGTGGGCGAAGACGTGGGACGACCACCGAGAGGCGGTCGTCGTCCACGGCAGTCCGGGTGTGGGCAAGACCTCTGCTGCCCACGCTCTCGCGGCCGACATGGGGTGGGAGACGGTCGAACTCAACGCCTCCGACCAGCGCACGGCCGACGTGATCGAACGGTTCGCCGGTCGCGCCGCGAAGAACGCGACGCTCGCCGGATCGATGGGAGACGGGAGCGGCGGTCGGCAACTGGTCATCCTCGACGAAGCGGACAACATTCACGGCAACTACGACCGCGGCGGTGCGAGTGCCATCACCAGGGTCGTCAAGGACGCCGATCAGCCCATCGTCCTGATCGCCAACGAGTACTACGACATGAGTCGAGGACTCCGCAACGCCTGTCGGGAGATCGAATTCCGGGACGTATCGGCACGTTCGATCGTCCCCGTCCTCCGGGACATCTGCCGGCGCGAGAACGTCGAATTCGACGCCGACGCCCTCGACCGTATCGCCGAGGTGAACGACGGCGACCTCCGTTCGGCGGTGAACGACCTGCAGGCGGCCGCGGAGGACGACCGTCGGCTGACCGTCGACGACGTGGTGACGAGCGACCGCGACCGGAGTTTGGGGGTCTTTCCATTCCTCGACGCGGTGTTGAAAGAGGAGTCGGCGGAAGAGGCGATCCAGTCGGCGTACCGCGTCGACGAGACGCCGGACGATCTGACGAAGTGGATCGCGGAGAACGTCACGAAGGTGTACGAGGGGGCGGAACTCGCTCGGGCGTACGACAGCCTCGCGGACGCCGACCGGTGGTTGGGGCGAGTACGCGCTAGCCAGGAGTACGGCTACTGGCGCTACGCGACCGATGCCCTCGCCGGCGGCGTGGCGGCCGCGCGCGACGGGTCCAAGGGCGGGTGGACGCGATTCAACCGTCCACAGTTCTGGCCCTCCTCCGACTCGACCGCGGACGAAGTAGTCCGCAAGGTGGCCGAGCGCGGCGGCTTCAGCATGGCGACGGCGCGTCGCGAGGTGCTCCCCTTCCTCGCGGCGATGACTCACCACTGCAAGCCCCGTGATCTGACCGTCGCGATGGTCGCCTACTACGATCTCGACGAGGCGGCGGTGTCGTTCGTGACGGGGAGCGGCGAGACGACGAACAAGGTAGAGTCCATCGTCGCCGACGCACAGGAACTCCGTGAGTCGGAGCTAGAGGAGCATTCGGGGGCGTTCGGCGGAGGCCGGGGGGACGTGAGTGACGGCGTCGACGAGGGGCGTGTTCTCGACGGCGATGCCGACGACGCGGACGGCGCGGACGATCCAGTTGACGGAGACGGAGACGGAGACGGAGAGACTGCGGATGCGGATGCGGATGCGGGCGCGGACGCGGACGCGGACACCGACGACGGCCAGTCCGGCCTCTCCGATTTCATGTGA
- the csg gene encoding HVO_2072 family ArtA-dependent S-layer glycoprotein: MVNVDASGASTGPRTLAATAAVGSAPTDPGFDVTASAGGSDNRGDGAGGDFNTADGTGVIYPGATVFQGESGLELGGTLSGGIVKTAGDAEGVPLEVPDVPQDQATGRYTTDGASGSDGVTVQRPRVTTLDVENAQGADIAGGSVPQGDDNEGSGELTVVGSWNYEDAEDLEVTVENDDGLDVTGDAITGNDDPGGTSDPATRTASDVGQMGAGSNEVNWDLDLSDLNTGTFTITLAGTDDLDFGEASQSTTVTVTGDDDVSLDLDSSRVTRGEDVTFRIRGSNAGDFHVVTIESDEFRSQTQSPTANNSIFRNVGDVVSKGSRLTNGGYAYAVVEIDDDTGVGIGQIDTTNLDDSSVDVNLYAQNSTAPTGSAIDGAAISSRLEDDPSLTVEQGDVEINQPGNTYVVGSEVDLNGTASEGIDDVAFYVRRQGDYQLVDLDGRSDNGITQTSLNVDADNTFEKEDLVLSAGDGDGNDLLSQPGTYRFGVIDTADVGGTGSIDSDVNVSTFNTGTSSQKSLRVTDTELDANIQTIGGQVSTDDRVVNVTGTALGSQTVAFIFIDERGNVHYTDLSVDDDNTFEEEDLNVGSDLVEGQVSAHAMTAGRDDQFGEGLSTSGSDAYSRLQSLASNLDSDSLTGSQARARLLDQTTEAVASDDRMVTQQFRLADSRTTIGSVYPDGMEASGVNPVGVDDTMVVEGRTNLRPDDNSITVELLTEEGDSVALATTEEWSYDGSYMVSLELEDVQTGTYTLEADDSYNSDTVEVEIVQNVQTATPEPTATPEPTPTDTATPEPTPEPTPEPTPEPTPEPTPEPTATATPTPTEGGGPGFGAIVAVIALIAAALLAARRDN; the protein is encoded by the coding sequence GTGGTCAATGTTGACGCTTCTGGAGCTTCCACTGGCCCCCGAACCCTGGCCGCGACGGCGGCTGTCGGCAGTGCCCCGACGGACCCCGGGTTCGACGTCACTGCTAGCGCCGGCGGTTCTGACAACCGTGGCGACGGCGCAGGTGGCGACTTCAACACCGCCGACGGTACCGGTGTCATCTACCCCGGTGCGACCGTCTTCCAGGGCGAGTCCGGCCTCGAACTCGGTGGCACCCTCTCGGGTGGCATCGTGAAGACGGCCGGTGACGCCGAGGGTGTGCCCCTCGAAGTCCCGGACGTCCCGCAGGACCAGGCAACCGGTCGCTACACGACCGACGGTGCCTCCGGCTCCGATGGCGTGACCGTCCAGCGTCCGCGCGTGACCACGCTCGACGTGGAGAACGCGCAGGGCGCTGACATCGCCGGCGGCTCCGTGCCGCAGGGCGACGATAACGAAGGCTCTGGTGAACTGACGGTCGTCGGTTCCTGGAACTACGAGGACGCCGAGGACCTCGAAGTCACCGTCGAGAACGACGACGGTCTCGACGTGACTGGCGACGCCATCACGGGTAACGACGACCCCGGCGGCACGTCCGACCCGGCGACTCGGACCGCGAGTGACGTTGGGCAGATGGGCGCCGGTAGCAACGAGGTCAACTGGGACCTCGATCTCTCGGACCTCAACACGGGAACGTTCACGATCACGCTCGCTGGCACGGACGACCTCGACTTCGGTGAGGCCAGCCAGAGCACGACCGTCACCGTCACCGGTGACGACGACGTGTCCCTCGATCTCGACTCGTCGCGCGTCACGCGCGGTGAGGACGTGACCTTCAGGATCCGCGGCTCGAACGCTGGCGACTTCCACGTCGTCACCATCGAGTCCGACGAGTTCCGCTCGCAGACCCAGTCCCCGACCGCGAACAACAGCATCTTCCGGAACGTCGGAGATGTTGTCTCGAAGGGCTCCCGACTTACGAACGGCGGCTACGCCTACGCAGTCGTCGAGATTGACGACGACACGGGTGTCGGCATCGGTCAGATCGACACGACCAACCTCGACGACAGCAGTGTCGACGTCAACCTCTACGCACAGAACTCGACTGCGCCGACTGGCTCCGCCATCGACGGCGCAGCCATCTCGAGCCGCCTCGAGGACGATCCCTCGCTCACGGTCGAGCAGGGTGACGTCGAGATCAACCAGCCCGGCAACACGTACGTTGTCGGTAGCGAAGTCGACCTGAACGGTACGGCGTCGGAAGGTATCGACGACGTTGCCTTCTACGTCCGCCGCCAGGGCGACTACCAGCTCGTCGACCTCGACGGACGGAGTGACAACGGTATCACTCAGACCTCGCTGAACGTCGACGCAGACAACACGTTCGAGAAGGAGGACCTCGTTCTCTCCGCCGGCGACGGTGACGGGAACGACCTCCTCTCCCAGCCCGGTACGTACCGCTTCGGCGTGATCGACACGGCCGACGTCGGTGGGACGGGCAGCATCGACTCCGACGTGAACGTCTCCACGTTCAACACGGGGACGAGCAGCCAGAAGTCGCTGCGCGTCACCGACACGGAACTGGACGCCAACATCCAGACGATCGGTGGGCAGGTCTCCACCGACGACCGCGTGGTGAACGTGACCGGCACGGCGCTGGGCTCCCAGACCGTGGCGTTCATCTTCATCGACGAGCGCGGTAACGTCCACTACACTGACCTCTCCGTCGACGACGACAACACGTTCGAGGAAGAGGACCTCAACGTTGGTAGCGACCTCGTCGAAGGTCAGGTCAGTGCGCACGCGATGACCGCCGGCCGCGACGATCAGTTCGGTGAAGGTCTGTCCACGTCGGGCAGTGACGCGTACTCGCGTCTCCAGTCCCTCGCGAGCAACCTGGACAGTGACTCGCTGACCGGTAGTCAGGCCCGCGCACGTCTCCTGGACCAGACGACCGAGGCTGTTGCGAGCGACGACCGCATGGTCACGCAGCAGTTCCGCCTCGCTGACTCCCGGACGACGATCGGTTCGGTTTACCCCGACGGCATGGAAGCCTCCGGTGTGAACCCGGTGGGCGTCGACGACACGATGGTCGTCGAAGGCCGCACGAACCTGCGTCCGGACGACAACTCGATTACCGTGGAACTGCTGACCGAAGAGGGTGACTCCGTCGCCCTCGCAACCACCGAGGAGTGGAGCTACGACGGCTCCTACATGGTGTCGCTGGAGCTCGAGGACGTGCAGACGGGCACGTACACGCTCGAGGCCGACGACTCCTACAACTCGGACACGGTCGAGGTAGAGATCGTCCAGAACGTCCAGACGGCGACGCCGGAACCGACGGCAACGCCGGAACCGACGCCGACGGACACCGCGACGCCGGAGCCGACGCCGGAACCGACGCCGGAACCGACGCCGGAACCGACGCCGGAACCGACGCCGGAACCGACGGCGACGGCGACGCCGACGCCCACTGAGGGCGGCGGTCCCGGCTTCGGTGCCATCGTCGCGGTCATCGCGCTCATCGCGGCTGCGCTGCTGGCCGCTCGGCGCGACAACTAA
- a CDS encoding ArnT family glycosyltransferase: MVSEGWSQSVKSVIDRLRTPFVDAPTGVVFVVATAVVFYRLGERPLWWWDESFYANAARHAVEQGHWLVPHLAGFDTIHASPFLEKPPLAIWLEALSIGVFGPTEFAVRLPSATAAVGVTVLVYVLGRRLYGPAAGLVAAAVFLTTPAVLVGTNAARFGATDMLHVFFGSLLVALVWFHATERYDASPVLVGAVAAALLLTKGFAGGVFFLALLPLPLVYRDRFSPRFVGIAAAITVVAVGSWVGAVYLRVGDLFVEEIFLEPVWQRIVGTDTPSTGRQTLVPIFEYPYPTELQSLFRPWWFLFLASVGAAAVSFRSDGIESATPGFLLWWTAAAAGPFAFFGTKTWYILPMYAPAAITVGWLVATALDGYRPSAVGVVVGTVLAVVAGSDGRLYGPGGLVDGPLAPDWTVATAVTLVCLGGWLLTTDVLDRGSLSLPGGVSLDVRSLARGLTVGAVLVFVVSALVGAPSVYAAGFGDEPTDTEFRRLGERTADVVPADERVYVQPNAAAVWFYSSYQFYADRPMQKVSVERLRTDPQIRYAVLTTSGVAVVNDRNPTVVAESSHLDIALVELDSPEDT, encoded by the coding sequence ATGGTCTCAGAGGGTTGGAGCCAGTCGGTGAAGTCGGTCATCGACCGCCTGCGCACACCGTTTGTCGACGCCCCGACCGGCGTCGTGTTCGTCGTCGCCACCGCTGTCGTCTTCTATCGACTCGGGGAGCGGCCGCTGTGGTGGTGGGACGAGTCGTTCTACGCCAACGCCGCTCGCCACGCCGTCGAGCAGGGGCACTGGCTGGTCCCGCACCTCGCCGGGTTCGACACGATTCACGCCTCGCCGTTCCTCGAGAAGCCACCACTCGCAATCTGGCTCGAAGCGCTCTCCATCGGCGTCTTCGGCCCGACCGAGTTCGCCGTTCGCCTGCCGTCCGCCACGGCGGCAGTCGGTGTCACCGTCCTCGTGTACGTCCTCGGCCGACGGCTCTACGGACCAGCGGCCGGTCTCGTCGCTGCCGCCGTCTTCCTGACGACGCCGGCGGTACTCGTCGGGACGAACGCCGCACGCTTCGGTGCCACGGATATGCTCCACGTCTTCTTCGGCTCCCTCCTCGTCGCCCTCGTCTGGTTCCACGCGACGGAGCGGTACGACGCGTCTCCCGTCCTCGTCGGTGCCGTCGCGGCCGCCCTCCTCCTGACGAAAGGGTTCGCTGGCGGCGTGTTCTTCCTCGCGCTCCTCCCGCTTCCCCTCGTCTACCGTGACCGGTTCTCCCCGCGATTCGTCGGCATCGCCGCGGCCATCACCGTCGTCGCCGTCGGGTCGTGGGTGGGTGCGGTGTACCTTCGCGTGGGTGATCTCTTCGTCGAGGAAATCTTCCTCGAACCCGTCTGGCAACGTATCGTCGGTACCGATACGCCCTCGACGGGTCGGCAGACGCTCGTGCCGATCTTCGAGTATCCATATCCGACGGAACTTCAGTCGCTGTTTCGGCCCTGGTGGTTCCTCTTTCTGGCCAGCGTCGGTGCGGCGGCTGTCTCGTTCCGGAGCGACGGCATCGAGAGCGCGACGCCCGGCTTCCTGCTCTGGTGGACCGCGGCCGCCGCCGGGCCGTTCGCCTTCTTCGGGACGAAGACGTGGTACATCCTCCCGATGTACGCCCCGGCAGCGATCACGGTGGGGTGGCTCGTCGCAACCGCGCTCGACGGCTACCGGCCGTCGGCCGTCGGCGTCGTCGTGGGCACCGTCCTCGCCGTCGTGGCCGGGAGCGACGGTCGGCTCTACGGTCCAGGTGGGTTGGTCGACGGGCCGTTGGCACCCGACTGGACGGTCGCGACCGCCGTCACTCTCGTCTGTCTCGGCGGCTGGCTGCTGACCACGGACGTGCTCGACCGCGGATCGCTCTCCCTTCCGGGAGGGGTGTCGCTCGATGTCCGCTCGCTCGCCCGGGGGCTGACGGTCGGCGCCGTTCTGGTGTTCGTGGTGAGTGCGCTCGTCGGCGCTCCCTCCGTCTACGCGGCTGGCTTCGGCGACGAACCGACCGATACGGAGTTCCGCCGCCTCGGTGAACGAACCGCCGACGTCGTTCCCGCGGACGAGCGCGTGTACGTCCAGCCTAACGCGGCCGCCGTCTGGTTCTACTCCTCGTACCAGTTCTACGCAGACCGCCCGATGCAGAAAGTCTCGGTCGAACGGCTTCGCACGGACCCGCAGATCAGATACGCGGTCCTCACCACGAGTGGCGTGGCTGTCGTGAACGATCGGAATCCGACGGTCGTCGCGGAGAGTTCACACCTAGACATTGCCCTCGTCGAACTCGATTCGCCCGAGGACACCTGA